A region from the Pseudomonas cucumis genome encodes:
- a CDS encoding DUF2165 family protein, translating to MNYRTTDQIIRYSKVILMTYISFFGLIVMYSNFTDYPSNYEYMSHILSMDTTRDNPNLSYRAITSPMLHHRIYWLIITLEVIYTGLCLLGTYYLFRNINASADAFHEAKKFSIIGLLVAIFVYYICIQVIGVEWFNMDESQTWNAKDWARHIVDFILPLLIYVAIRIER from the coding sequence TTGAACTACCGGACAACCGACCAGATCATCAGATACAGCAAAGTAATACTGATGACCTATATCAGTTTCTTTGGCCTGATTGTGATGTACAGCAACTTTACCGACTACCCGTCCAACTATGAGTACATGAGCCATATCCTCAGCATGGACACCACCCGTGACAATCCGAACCTGAGCTACCGGGCGATTACTTCGCCCATGCTCCACCACCGAATCTACTGGCTCATCATCACCCTGGAAGTTATCTATACCGGGCTTTGTCTGTTGGGAACCTATTATCTTTTCCGAAACATAAATGCTTCTGCCGATGCATTTCATGAGGCGAAGAAGTTTTCGATTATCGGATTGTTAGTCGCCATATTCGTTTATTACATTTGCATCCAAGTCATCGGCGTCGAATGGTTCAACATGGATGAATCACAAACCTGGAATGCAAAAGACTGGGCCCGACACATTGTCGACTTTATATTGCCGTTACTGATTTATGTGGCCATCAGGATCGAGCGCTGA
- a CDS encoding phosphate-starvation-inducible protein PsiE, with amino-acid sequence MKINWAEKLRQNVHQLAESLGNLFVETFHYLALFAIGAVTAWAAVMEFLGMLEQGHIKIDDILLLFIYLELGAMVGIYFKTNHMPVRFLIYVAITALTRLLISNVSHHNPPDLGIIYLCGGILLLAFAILVVRYASSQFPSVKIEHPQRKIGAGSGEHPEVEKGEI; translated from the coding sequence GTGAAAATCAACTGGGCCGAGAAACTGCGGCAGAACGTGCACCAACTGGCCGAGTCCCTGGGCAACCTGTTCGTCGAGACCTTCCACTACCTGGCGCTGTTTGCCATCGGTGCGGTGACCGCCTGGGCAGCGGTGATGGAATTCCTCGGAATGCTGGAGCAGGGGCATATCAAGATCGATGACATCTTGCTGCTGTTCATCTACCTGGAACTGGGGGCGATGGTCGGGATTTACTTCAAGACCAACCACATGCCGGTGCGATTCCTGATCTACGTGGCGATCACTGCATTGACGCGGCTGCTGATCTCCAACGTCTCGCACCACAATCCACCGGACTTGGGGATTATCTACCTGTGCGGCGGGATTCTGCTGCTGGCGTTTGCGATTCTGGTGGTGCGTTACGCCTCGTCGCAGTTTCCTTCGGTGAAGATCGAACACCCGCAACGCAAGATCGGTGCGGGTTCCGGTGAGCATCCCGAAGTGGAGAAGGGTGAGATTTAA
- a CDS encoding HPF/RaiA family ribosome-associated protein, whose translation MQIQVNSDNHIQSSIRLEEWVRTTIESTLERYEEDLTRVEVHLRDENGDKPGPHDMRCQLEARPKGHQPISVTHKAANLELAIDGAAEKLEHALEHLFGKLRGKPRAAVVPFERPTADALLEDEFLENEQAAQNG comes from the coding sequence ATGCAAATCCAAGTCAACAGCGATAACCATATTCAAAGCAGCATCCGACTGGAGGAGTGGGTACGTACTACCATTGAGAGCACGCTCGAACGTTATGAGGAGGACCTGACCCGCGTCGAGGTCCATCTGCGGGACGAGAACGGCGACAAGCCCGGTCCCCATGACATGCGCTGTCAGCTGGAAGCGCGGCCAAAAGGCCACCAACCGATTTCTGTCACCCATAAAGCGGCTAACCTGGAACTGGCGATCGACGGTGCCGCCGAAAAACTCGAACATGCGCTTGAACATCTGTTCGGCAAACTGCGGGGCAAACCACGTGCCGCTGTGGTGCCGTTCGAAAGGCCTACCGCCGATGCGCTGCTGGAAGACGAGTTTCTCGAGAACGAACAGGCTGCACAAAACGGCTGA
- a CDS encoding 2-hydroxyacid dehydrogenase, with amino-acid sequence MKKTVLAFSRITPPMIERLQQDFDVIVPNPKNGDINAQFNEALPHAHGLIGVGRKLGRAQLENASKLEVVSSVSVGYDNYDLAYFNERGIMLTNTPDVLTESTADLAFALLMSSARRVAELDAWTKAGQWQATVGAPLFGSDVHGKTLGIVGMGNIGAAIARRGRLGFNMPIIYSGNSRKTELEQALGAQFRSLDQLLAEADFVCLVVPLSEKTRHLISHRELALMKPSAILVNIARGPVVDEPALIEALQNNRIRGAGLDVYEKEPLAESPLFQLKNAVTLPHIGSATHETREAMANRALANLRSALLGERPQDLVNPQVWKG; translated from the coding sequence ATGAAAAAAACCGTCCTCGCCTTCAGCCGTATCACCCCACCGATGATCGAACGTCTGCAACAAGACTTCGACGTGATCGTGCCGAACCCGAAAAACGGCGACATCAACGCCCAGTTCAATGAAGCCCTGCCCCACGCCCACGGCCTGATCGGCGTCGGTCGCAAACTCGGTCGTGCGCAACTGGAAAACGCCAGCAAACTGGAAGTGGTCTCCAGCGTCTCCGTCGGCTACGACAACTACGACCTCGCCTACTTCAACGAACGCGGGATCATGCTCACCAACACCCCCGACGTCCTCACCGAGAGCACCGCCGACCTGGCCTTTGCCTTGCTCATGAGCAGCGCCCGTCGCGTCGCCGAGCTGGACGCCTGGACCAAGGCCGGCCAATGGCAAGCCACCGTCGGCGCGCCGTTGTTCGGTAGCGATGTGCATGGCAAAACCTTAGGGATTGTCGGCATGGGCAACATCGGCGCGGCCATCGCCCGTCGCGGTCGGCTGGGCTTCAACATGCCGATTATCTACAGTGGCAACAGCCGCAAGACCGAACTGGAACAGGCGCTCGGTGCGCAGTTCCGCAGCCTCGACCAGTTGCTGGCCGAAGCCGATTTCGTCTGCCTGGTGGTGCCGCTCAGCGAAAAAACCAGGCACCTGATCAGCCACCGTGAACTGGCACTGATGAAACCGAGCGCCATTCTGGTGAACATCGCCCGCGGCCCTGTAGTGGACGAACCGGCGCTGATCGAAGCGCTGCAAAACAACCGGATTCGCGGCGCCGGGCTGGACGTCTATGAGAAAGAACCGCTGGCCGAATCGCCATTGTTCCAACTGAAAAACGCGGTGACATTGCCGCACATCGGCTCCGCGACTCACGAAACCCGCGAGGCCATGGCCAACCGCGCACTGGCCAACTTGCGCAGCGCCTTGCTGGGTGAGCGGCCGCAGGATCTGGTGAACCCGCAAGTGTGGAAAGGCTAG
- a CDS encoding LysR substrate-binding domain-containing protein has product MSRQLHAQTYVWLHVFSCAARHLSFTRCAEELHITPGAVSQQIRQLEERLGFRLFHRRARGVELSAEGQRLAITVNEAYGSIDAELRRLDAGMISGILRLRSIPSFLSKWLTPRLPRLQQRFPDIQLRLVAEDSSVPLHEGDFDLAIDLNDGSYPGLLSTALLDEQIFPVCAPNLLRGRPPLHGPADLVHFPLLHDITAWRGSYEYAEWEFYLNAIGFEGADVRRGHTFNRNHLTIEAAIAGMGVAIARRTLLNDELERGTLIVPFGLAVPNHKRYVLLYAPGALSHPGVRAVHDWLVEEAGIFRSLHPLAERQM; this is encoded by the coding sequence ATGAGTCGCCAATTGCATGCCCAGACTTACGTCTGGCTGCACGTGTTTTCCTGTGCCGCGCGGCACTTGTCTTTCACCCGTTGCGCCGAAGAACTGCACATCACGCCGGGTGCGGTCAGTCAGCAAATTCGCCAACTGGAAGAGCGGCTGGGTTTTCGCCTGTTTCATCGTCGCGCCCGGGGCGTGGAGTTGAGCGCCGAAGGCCAGCGATTGGCTATCACCGTCAACGAAGCCTACGGCAGCATCGATGCGGAATTGCGACGACTGGATGCGGGAATGATCAGCGGGATTTTGCGGTTGCGCTCGATCCCCTCGTTCCTGAGCAAATGGCTGACCCCGCGCCTGCCGCGTTTGCAACAACGCTTTCCGGATATTCAGTTGCGACTGGTGGCTGAGGACAGCAGTGTTCCGTTGCACGAGGGCGACTTCGATCTGGCGATTGACCTGAACGACGGCAGCTACCCCGGATTGTTATCCACAGCCCTGTTGGATGAGCAGATCTTTCCGGTGTGTGCCCCCAACCTGTTGCGCGGAAGGCCGCCACTGCACGGCCCGGCGGACCTGGTGCATTTTCCGTTGCTGCACGACATCACTGCTTGGCGCGGCAGTTACGAGTACGCGGAATGGGAGTTTTATCTCAACGCCATCGGCTTCGAGGGCGCGGATGTACGGCGTGGGCATACCTTCAATCGCAATCACCTGACCATCGAAGCGGCGATTGCCGGGATGGGCGTGGCGATTGCGCGACGAACGCTGCTCAATGATGAACTGGAGCGCGGGACGTTGATCGTGCCGTTTGGCTTGGCGGTGCCCAATCACAAACGTTACGTGCTGCTCTATGCGCCGGGCGCGCTGAGCCATCCGGGCGTACGCGCGGTGCATGACTGGCTGGTGGAAGAGGCGGGGATATTTCGTAGCCTGCATCCGCTGGCGGAGCGACAGATGTGA
- a CDS encoding serine/threonine transporter, whose amino-acid sequence MTDVRTPAVDNPAVDLTRKSEITHKGWSKHDTTWMLGLYGTAIGAGTLFLPINAGVGGFWPLLLLAVLAFPMTFFAHRGLTRFVLSGRSGDITEVVEEHFGIGAGKLITLLYFFAIFPILLVYSVALTNTLSSLMEHQLHMTPPPRAILSLGLILGLMAIVRCGQGVIVKCMSVLVYPFVAALLLLGVSLIPNWNGAFFATASDGMPLPLFFKTLWLAIPVMVFSFNHSPIISAFAVDQKQRYGEQAERKSSGILAIAHAMMVVTVMFFCFSCVLALSPADLAAAKAQNISILSYLANHFQTPVIAYAAPLIALVAITKSFLGHYIGASEGFQGLIVKSLRGRGRVMSASWLNRITALFMILSCWAVATFNPSILGMIETLGGPIIACLLFLMPMYAIRRVPALRQYSGQASNVFVVLVGLIALSAIIYSFMP is encoded by the coding sequence ATGACCGATGTACGTACACCTGCTGTCGATAATCCTGCTGTAGACCTGACACGCAAAAGCGAAATAACCCATAAAGGCTGGAGCAAACACGACACCACCTGGATGCTCGGCCTCTATGGCACGGCCATCGGCGCCGGCACGCTGTTCCTGCCGATCAATGCGGGCGTGGGTGGCTTCTGGCCGCTGCTGCTCCTGGCGGTACTGGCTTTTCCGATGACCTTCTTCGCCCATCGTGGCCTGACGCGTTTCGTGTTGTCCGGCCGTTCCGGGGACATTACCGAAGTGGTGGAAGAACACTTTGGCATCGGCGCCGGCAAGCTGATCACGCTCCTGTATTTTTTTGCGATCTTCCCGATTTTGCTGGTGTACAGCGTGGCGCTGACCAACACCCTGAGCAGCCTTATGGAGCACCAGTTGCACATGACGCCGCCGCCTCGGGCGATTCTGTCGCTGGGGCTGATTCTCGGCTTGATGGCCATCGTGCGTTGCGGTCAGGGTGTCATCGTCAAATGCATGAGCGTGCTGGTTTACCCGTTCGTCGCAGCATTGCTGCTGCTCGGCGTCAGCCTGATCCCGAACTGGAACGGCGCATTCTTCGCCACCGCCAGTGATGGCATGCCACTGCCGCTGTTCTTCAAGACCTTGTGGCTGGCGATTCCGGTGATGGTGTTCTCGTTCAACCATTCGCCGATCATCTCCGCCTTCGCCGTCGATCAGAAACAGCGCTACGGCGAACAAGCCGAACGCAAAAGCAGCGGCATTCTCGCGATCGCTCACGCCATGATGGTCGTCACGGTGATGTTCTTCTGCTTCAGCTGCGTGCTGGCGTTGTCCCCGGCCGATTTGGCCGCTGCGAAGGCGCAGAACATTTCGATCCTGTCGTACCTGGCCAACCACTTCCAGACACCGGTCATTGCTTATGCCGCGCCGTTGATTGCGCTGGTGGCAATCACCAAATCCTTCCTCGGCCACTACATCGGCGCCAGCGAAGGCTTTCAGGGCCTGATCGTGAAAAGCCTGCGTGGCCGTGGTCGCGTCATGTCCGCCAGTTGGCTGAACCGCATCACTGCGCTGTTCATGATCCTCAGCTGCTGGGCCGTCGCGACCTTCAATCCGAGCATCCTAGGCATGATCGAAACCCTCGGCGGACCGATCATCGCGTGCCTGTTGTTCCTGATGCCGATGTACGCCATCCGCCGCGTGCCGGCCTTGCGCCAGTACTCGGGCCAGGCCTCGAACGTGTTTGTGGTGCTAGTCGGTTTGATTGCACTGTCTGCGATCATCTATTCATTTATGCCCTGA
- a CDS encoding L-serine ammonia-lyase, giving the protein MAISVFDLFKVGIGPSSSHTVGPMRAAATFAQALIDQGLLADVRRVEIRLYGSLSATGVGHATDRACVMGLMGEWPDSIDPNSIDSRIQTLRETGELSLAGKSTIAFNWQRDLLLLDESLPYHPNAMSLTAFGETGELFEQTYYSVGGGFIIEAAEAESGIAPTSDVVLPYDFSSAAELLKLCNQHGLRVSELMMANELAWRSEAEIRQGLLHIWSVMRECVEQGMRHEGILPGGLNVPRRAAKLHRSLLEIGKPNVITSTLSAMEWVNLFALAVNEENAAGGRMVTAPTNGAAGIIPAVLHYYMKFNPDASDDDVVAFFLGAAAVGILCKKNASISGAEVGCQGEVGSACAMAAAGLADILGATPEQLENAAEIGLEHNLGLTCDPVGGLVQVPCIERNAIAAVKAINATQMALRGDGKHFISLDRVIRTMRDTGADMHDKYKETSRGGLAVSWVEC; this is encoded by the coding sequence ATGGCTATCAGTGTTTTCGATCTCTTCAAAGTCGGCATCGGTCCGTCCAGTTCCCACACCGTCGGCCCGATGCGTGCCGCCGCGACCTTCGCCCAGGCACTGATTGACCAAGGTTTACTGGCCGACGTACGGAGGGTAGAAATCCGACTTTACGGTTCGCTTTCGGCCACTGGCGTCGGCCACGCGACTGACCGTGCCTGCGTCATGGGCCTGATGGGCGAATGGCCGGACAGCATTGATCCGAACTCAATCGACAGCCGAATTCAAACCTTGCGTGAAACCGGCGAACTGAGTCTGGCCGGCAAATCGACCATTGCGTTCAACTGGCAGCGCGACCTCCTGCTGCTCGACGAGAGCCTGCCCTACCACCCAAACGCCATGTCCCTGACAGCCTTCGGCGAAACCGGTGAGCTGTTCGAGCAGACGTACTACTCGGTGGGCGGTGGTTTCATCATCGAAGCAGCCGAAGCCGAGTCCGGCATAGCACCGACCAGCGATGTGGTGCTGCCCTACGATTTCTCCAGCGCCGCCGAGTTGCTCAAGCTCTGCAACCAACACGGCTTGCGGGTTTCCGAGTTGATGATGGCCAACGAACTGGCCTGGCGCAGCGAAGCCGAGATCCGTCAGGGCTTGCTGCACATCTGGTCGGTGATGCGCGAGTGCGTCGAGCAAGGCATGCGTCACGAAGGCATCCTGCCCGGCGGTCTGAATGTTCCGCGCCGGGCAGCGAAATTGCACCGCAGCCTGCTGGAAATCGGCAAGCCGAATGTCATCACCTCCACGCTGTCGGCCATGGAGTGGGTGAACCTGTTCGCCCTCGCCGTGAACGAAGAAAACGCCGCCGGCGGGCGCATGGTGACGGCACCGACCAACGGCGCGGCAGGGATCATTCCGGCGGTGCTGCACTACTACATGAAATTCAACCCGGACGCGTCGGACGATGACGTCGTGGCGTTCTTTTTGGGCGCTGCGGCCGTAGGCATTCTCTGCAAGAAAAACGCCTCGATTTCCGGTGCCGAAGTCGGCTGCCAGGGGGAAGTCGGTTCCGCCTGCGCCATGGCCGCCGCCGGCCTGGCCGACATACTCGGAGCCACGCCCGAGCAACTGGAAAACGCCGCCGAAATCGGCCTGGAACACAACCTCGGCCTGACCTGCGATCCGGTCGGAGGTCTGGTGCAGGTGCCGTGCATCGAGCGCAACGCAATCGCTGCCGTGAAGGCGATCAATGCCACGCAAATGGCCCTGCGCGGCGACGGCAAACACTTCATTTCCCTGGACCGGGTGATCCGCACCATGCGCGATACCGGCGCCGACATGCACGACAAATACAAAGAAACTTCACGGGGCGGCCTGGCGGTGAGCTGGGTGGAGTGCTGA
- a CDS encoding helix-turn-helix transcriptional regulator: protein MAAQVSLDTLQVFQALNRSPNARLEHSAELGDGMAAALWNNHHDAQDYEAPSHHTLSCYIAGGTGTFRRDQPGNKGGPDKLCILPADHQSGWVINGDIRLAHLYFSPEQFALGCVTLLDREPRELQLREHTFLEDPQQARRFRQLIALNWDEPGERLLTSSLAHEMLSHALLSQVGVRQGLRLKGGLAAHQRRQLVEFIDHQMAEAISLGQLAGLCALSEYHFARMFRVSFGLPPHQYVLARRLSRARELLRATSQPLGDIALACGFASASHFTNRFRQALGGTPGEYRQAFLR, encoded by the coding sequence ATGGCCGCACAAGTGTCACTCGATACCCTGCAAGTCTTTCAAGCGCTTAACCGCTCGCCTAATGCTCGCCTGGAGCACAGCGCCGAGCTCGGTGACGGCATGGCTGCAGCTTTGTGGAATAACCACCATGACGCCCAGGACTACGAAGCGCCGAGCCATCACACCTTATCTTGCTACATCGCCGGCGGCACCGGCACCTTTCGCCGCGACCAGCCAGGTAACAAGGGTGGCCCGGACAAGCTGTGCATTCTGCCGGCCGACCATCAGTCAGGCTGGGTGATCAACGGCGATATTCGCCTGGCCCACCTGTATTTCAGCCCCGAACAATTTGCCCTTGGCTGCGTCACGCTGCTGGATCGCGAACCGCGGGAATTGCAGTTGCGCGAGCACACGTTCCTCGAAGACCCGCAACAAGCCCGGCGCTTTCGGCAGTTGATCGCCCTCAACTGGGACGAGCCGGGCGAACGCCTGCTCACCAGCAGCCTGGCCCACGAAATGCTCAGCCACGCCCTGCTCAGCCAGGTCGGCGTGCGTCAGGGCTTGCGCCTCAAGGGTGGATTGGCGGCGCATCAACGACGGCAGTTGGTAGAATTCATCGACCATCAAATGGCCGAAGCCATCAGCCTTGGGCAATTGGCGGGGTTGTGTGCGCTGTCGGAATATCACTTTGCGCGGATGTTTCGTGTGAGCTTCGGCCTGCCGCCGCATCAGTATGTGTTGGCTCGACGACTGAGCCGCGCGCGGGAATTGTTGCGCGCAACGTCGCAGCCGTTGGGGGATATTGCGTTGGCGTGCGGGTTTGCCAGTGCGAGCCATTTCACCAATCGGTTTCGCCAGGCTTTGGGTGGTACGCCCGGGGAATATCGGCAGGCGTTTTTGCGGTAA
- a CDS encoding LysR family transcriptional regulator codes for MDTLQNMRAFSYVAEAGSFTAAAVQLDTTTANVSRAVSNLEAHLQTRLLNRTTRRIALTEAGKRYLLRCEQILAYVEEAEAEASDAHARPAGQLKVHTMTGIGQHFVIDAIARYRKTHPDVTFDLTMANRVPDLLDEGYDVSIVLASELPDSGFVSQRLGITYSIVCASPAYVKANGCAHKPSDLLNHACLRLVSPVIPLEKWTFDGPDGQEMVTINSSPFLVNSADAMKTAITSGMGVGVLPVYAAIEGLRNGTLVRVMPNYRSQELNLYAIYPSRQYLDAKIKTWVEYLRGSLPEILAAHQAELAAYELSGSLGGVRVAN; via the coding sequence ATGGACACTTTGCAAAACATGCGCGCCTTCAGTTACGTGGCCGAGGCCGGCAGCTTCACCGCCGCCGCCGTGCAACTGGACACCACCACGGCCAACGTCTCGCGCGCGGTCTCCAACCTGGAAGCCCACCTGCAAACCCGCCTGCTCAACCGCACCACCCGCCGCATCGCCCTGACCGAGGCCGGCAAGCGCTATCTATTGCGTTGCGAGCAGATCCTGGCCTACGTCGAAGAAGCCGAAGCCGAGGCCAGCGACGCCCACGCGCGCCCGGCCGGGCAACTCAAGGTGCATACCATGACCGGCATCGGTCAGCACTTCGTGATCGACGCCATCGCCCGCTACCGCAAAACCCACCCAGACGTAACCTTCGACCTGACCATGGCCAACCGCGTGCCGGATCTGCTGGACGAGGGCTACGACGTGTCCATCGTGCTCGCCAGCGAACTGCCGGACTCGGGCTTCGTCTCCCAGCGTTTGGGCATTACCTACAGCATCGTTTGCGCATCGCCCGCCTATGTAAAAGCCAACGGCTGTGCGCACAAGCCTAGCGATTTGCTCAACCACGCTTGCCTGCGCCTGGTGAGCCCGGTCATCCCGCTGGAAAAATGGACCTTCGACGGCCCTGACGGCCAGGAAATGGTCACCATTAATAGCTCGCCGTTTTTGGTGAACTCCGCTGATGCAATGAAGACTGCAATCACCAGCGGCATGGGGGTTGGCGTTTTACCGGTGTATGCGGCAATTGAAGGGCTGCGTAACGGCACGCTGGTGCGGGTGATGCCGAACTACCGCTCGCAGGAATTGAATCTGTATGCGATTTATCCGTCGCGGCAGTATCTGGATGCAAAGATCAAGACGTGGGTCGAGTACTTGCGCGGGTCGTTGCCGGAGATATTGGCGGCGCATCAGGCGGAATTGGCGGCGTATGAATTGAGTGGGAGTTTGGGTGGGGTTCGGGTGGCGAATTGA
- a CDS encoding DUF3509 domain-containing protein has translation MDNPFQLITDAFASDYQVNLSIQGLDGSIMLTLSKSGRVVAKRMISAEQRNDPKRLKRLVQSIQFGIAIEQGHSAVAILEAMTDGDNRNPPPLVKSRPRPSMGL, from the coding sequence ATGGACAACCCCTTTCAACTCATTACCGATGCCTTTGCATCGGATTATCAAGTCAACCTGAGCATTCAGGGGCTGGACGGCAGCATCATGCTGACCCTCTCCAAAAGTGGCCGCGTGGTGGCCAAACGGATGATCAGCGCCGAACAGCGCAATGATCCCAAACGTCTCAAACGCCTGGTGCAAAGCATTCAATTCGGCATCGCCATCGAACAGGGCCACAGCGCAGTGGCCATCCTCGAAGCCATGACCGACGGCGACAATCGCAACCCGCCGCCCTTGGTCAAATCCCGGCCCCGACCTTCAATGGGGCTTTAA
- a CDS encoding dihydrolipoamide acetyltransferase family protein, with protein MKYFKLPDLGEGLQEAEIVRWHVKVGDTVKADQLLVSVETAKALVDIPAPYDGVVAKTFGGEGDILHVGEPLLGYEGEADAGTVVGRLEGGSTNQEDAFFIGAAPSTREHLANRATPAVRQLARQLGVELSGLTGSGQDGLITRSDVENSAQTERERFGGEKLRGVRRSMALNMARSHAEVVPVTIFGDADLHRWGLAREPLIRLAKAMAAACAVEPVLNSAFDGKNLSLKQHERLDLGIAVDTPDGLFVPVLRDVGQRTAADLKEGVMRLRADVQARSIPPQEMMGATLTLSNFGTLFGRYANPVVVPPQVAILAAGAIRDEPVAVEGAVVVHPILPLSLTFDHRVVTGGEAARFFKALVEALEQPEV; from the coding sequence ATGAAATATTTCAAACTGCCGGATCTGGGCGAAGGCTTGCAGGAAGCGGAAATCGTCCGCTGGCACGTCAAGGTTGGCGATACCGTCAAGGCCGACCAACTGCTGGTGTCGGTGGAAACCGCCAAAGCGCTGGTGGATATTCCCGCACCCTACGACGGCGTGGTGGCGAAAACCTTTGGTGGCGAGGGCGACATCCTTCACGTTGGCGAACCCCTGCTCGGTTACGAAGGCGAAGCGGATGCGGGCACTGTGGTCGGGCGGCTTGAGGGCGGCAGCACAAATCAGGAAGATGCATTTTTCATTGGCGCTGCGCCTTCGACTCGTGAGCACTTGGCGAACCGTGCCACGCCGGCGGTGCGTCAATTGGCTCGGCAGCTCGGCGTTGAACTGAGCGGCTTGACGGGCTCCGGCCAGGACGGCCTGATCACCCGCAGCGACGTAGAGAACTCGGCCCAGACGGAACGCGAACGCTTCGGCGGCGAGAAGCTGCGCGGAGTGCGACGCAGCATGGCGCTGAACATGGCCAGGTCCCATGCCGAAGTGGTGCCGGTGACGATTTTCGGTGATGCCGATCTGCATCGCTGGGGGCTGGCACGAGAACCGCTGATTCGTCTGGCCAAGGCGATGGCGGCGGCCTGCGCCGTAGAGCCGGTGCTCAACAGCGCCTTCGATGGAAAAAACCTGTCGCTCAAGCAACACGAACGGCTCGATCTGGGCATTGCCGTGGATACGCCGGACGGCTTGTTCGTGCCGGTGCTGCGCGATGTCGGCCAGCGCACGGCGGCGGATTTGAAAGAAGGTGTGATGCGTCTGCGGGCCGATGTGCAGGCGCGCTCGATCCCGCCCCAGGAAATGATGGGCGCGACCCTGACCCTGTCGAACTTCGGCACCTTGTTCGGCCGCTACGCCAACCCGGTGGTGGTGCCGCCGCAAGTGGCGATCCTCGCCGCCGGGGCGATCCGCGATGAACCGGTGGCGGTCGAGGGGGCAGTGGTGGTGCATCCGATCCTGCCGCTGTCCCTGACCTTTGATCATCGGGTGGTCACCGGTGGCGAGGCGGCGCGGTTCTTCAAAGCGTTGGTCGAGGCGCTGGAACAACCCGAGGTCTAG
- a CDS encoding DMT family transporter, whose translation MNLSLYLLTVLIWGTTWIALKWQLGVVAIPVSIVYRFGLAALVLFVMLLLSRRLQVMNRRGHLICLAQGLCLFCINFMCFLTASQWIPSGLVAVVFSTATLWNAFNARVFFGQKIARNVLMGGASGLLGLGLLFWPELAGHTASPETLLGLGLALLGTLCFSAGNMLSSLQQKAGLKPLTTNAWGMAYGAAMLTVWCLVKGIPFDMEWNARYIGSLLYLVIPGSVIGFTAYLTLVGRMGPERAAYCTVLFPVVALNVSAFVEGYQWTAPALVGLVLVMLGNVLVFRKPKASMVQGNGKLA comes from the coding sequence ATGAACCTTTCGTTGTATCTACTGACCGTGCTGATCTGGGGCACCACCTGGATCGCCTTGAAATGGCAACTGGGCGTGGTGGCGATTCCGGTATCGATCGTCTATCGCTTCGGTCTGGCCGCGCTGGTGCTGTTCGTGATGTTGCTGCTCAGCCGGCGCCTGCAAGTGATGAACCGTCGCGGGCATCTGATTTGCCTGGCGCAGGGCTTGTGTCTGTTCTGCATCAATTTCATGTGTTTCCTCACCGCCAGCCAATGGATCCCCAGCGGTCTGGTCGCCGTGGTGTTTTCCACCGCCACCCTGTGGAACGCCTTCAATGCGCGGGTGTTTTTCGGCCAGAAAATTGCCCGTAACGTGCTGATGGGCGGCGCGTCGGGCTTGCTCGGGCTTGGCCTGCTGTTCTGGCCGGAGCTGGCCGGTCATACCGCCAGCCCGGAAACCTTGCTCGGGTTGGGTCTGGCGTTGCTCGGCACCTTGTGTTTCTCGGCCGGCAACATGCTGTCGAGTCTGCAACAGAAGGCCGGCCTGAAACCCCTGACCACCAATGCCTGGGGCATGGCTTACGGTGCGGCGATGTTGACGGTGTGGTGTCTGGTTAAAGGCATCCCGTTCGACATGGAATGGAATGCCCGCTACATCGGCTCGTTGCTGTACCTGGTGATTCCGGGCTCGGTGATCGGCTTCACCGCCTACCTGACCTTGGTCGGACGCATGGGGCCGGAGCGGGCGGCGTATTGCACCGTACTCTTTCCGGTGGTGGCGCTGAATGTGTCGGCGTTTGTCGAAGGCTATCAATGGACGGCGCCGGCACTGGTGGGGCTGGTGCTGGTGATGCTGGGGAATGTGCTGGTGTTCCGTAAACCCAAGGCGTCGATGGTGCAAGGAAACGGCAAATTGGCGTGA
- a CDS encoding DUF6124 family protein — MFKPTPNPPHTPSYLFIVAPNANTENLLAYACESLASASVMASDFAGFLEGTHRNTMLGIQQVIMLGELAVNRVLDNIAPQD; from the coding sequence ATGTTTAAGCCAACACCGAATCCGCCCCACACTCCCAGCTATCTGTTCATCGTCGCCCCCAACGCCAATACTGAAAACCTGTTGGCCTACGCCTGCGAATCCCTCGCCTCGGCCAGCGTCATGGCCAGTGACTTCGCCGGTTTTCTCGAAGGCACTCATCGCAACACCATGCTGGGCATCCAGCAGGTCATCATGCTGGGTGAACTGGCGGTGAATCGAGTACTGGACAACATCGCCCCACAAGACTGA